Proteins from a genomic interval of Methanobacteriaceae archaeon:
- the ehbF gene encoding energy conserving hydrogenase EhbF: MNPLIPIMVILPIACALLLNLFHGKDKTIKTMAIMVGVVLPIIPLMTSFGLHYFGGYAPLIDDPTIAQGLPTSITDSALNLFHPAITYAFASAQQLFIFILGIVAFLAIFTSLSETKRVSGVYTFLMFMGTASITAILLSDDIFNLYVFFEIAALAQVGIILCSGIERNYETALKYMILGSIAAPMLLLGIALLLGLTGNVNITDIIYSLKHGLIDPYNPLLLMSCGLILFGWLYGSGLPPFHTIKSAVYSKALPHGAALLQAFSVFTFVALGIIIIRIFSYLPLTQWAIIFFSLLAMVLGITMALMQTDFKRIIGFLAVGELGYIGLGLGMGTAFGITAGLFQAVNEAIITAFLFIGFGTILYKTGISDTNKLGGLLVENPWVAGLVLIAGFAMAGVPPFNAFQSKLQLVQASISAGLPELGILMVLLSIITFMTFVKVFYTIYLRPRPKDLEILNEKIPKATIISMVAFLVICLVLGLFPHLATDNLAQLAQGLV; this comes from the coding sequence ATGAACCCTCTTATTCCGATAATGGTTATATTGCCAATTGCATGTGCTTTGTTACTGAATTTATTCCATGGTAAGGATAAAACTATTAAAACAATGGCTATTATGGTAGGAGTAGTTCTACCCATAATTCCTTTAATGACAAGTTTTGGGCTTCATTATTTTGGAGGTTATGCTCCTTTAATTGATGATCCGACCATAGCTCAGGGACTTCCCACTTCCATTACAGATAGTGCTCTGAATTTATTCCACCCGGCAATTACTTATGCCTTTGCCAGCGCACAGCAATTATTTATATTTATATTAGGGATTGTAGCATTTTTAGCTATTTTCACTTCTCTAAGTGAAACAAAAAGAGTTTCTGGAGTTTATACATTTCTCATGTTTATGGGAACTGCTTCTATAACGGCTATTCTCCTGTCTGACGATATATTCAATCTTTATGTATTCTTTGAAATAGCGGCTCTGGCCCAGGTTGGTATAATTCTTTGTTCAGGAATAGAAAGAAATTATGAAACCGCCCTAAAATACATGATTTTAGGAAGTATTGCTGCACCAATGCTTTTACTGGGTATTGCATTACTTTTAGGATTAACTGGTAATGTAAACATAACGGATATTATTTACAGTCTTAAACATGGTTTAATAGACCCATATAATCCGTTATTATTGATGTCTTGCGGGTTAATATTATTTGGATGGCTATATGGATCTGGTCTGCCACCATTCCATACCATAAAATCGGCGGTTTACAGTAAAGCACTTCCACACGGTGCAGCATTGCTTCAAGCATTTTCAGTATTTACTTTCGTAGCATTAGGAATTATCATTATTAGAATCTTCTCTTACTTGCCCCTAACCCAATGGGCCATAATATTCTTCTCATTGCTGGCCATGGTGTTGGGAATTACTATGGCACTCATGCAGACTGATTTCAAACGTATCATCGGATTTTTGGCTGTGGGGGAGCTCGGATATATTGGTTTAGGTCTGGGTATGGGAACTGCATTTGGTATAACTGCTGGTCTTTTCCAGGCAGTAAATGAGGCCATTATTACCGCCTTCCTTTTCATTGGATTTGGAACAATTCTTTATAAAACAGGAATCAGTGACACCAATAAATTAGGTGGTCTCTTGGTTGAAAATCCATGGGTGGCTGGACTGGTTTTAATCGCTGGTTTTGCAATGGCTGGAGTTCCACCATTCAATGCTTTCCAAAGTAAACTTCAGCTTGTTCAAGCATCTATAAGTGCGGGATTGCCTGAACTGGGTATACTGATGGTTTTATTGAGTATAATAACTTTCATGACATTTGTTAAAGTATTTTATACTATTTATTTGAGACCACGCCCTAAAGATCTGGAAATCTTAAATGAAAAAATCCCAAAGGCTACCATCATTTCTATGGTGGCATTTTTGGTTATTTGTCTGGTATTAGGACTTTTCCCACACTTAGCAACAGATAATCTAGCACAACTTGCCCAGGGGCTGGTATAA